A genome region from Perca fluviatilis chromosome 20, GENO_Pfluv_1.0, whole genome shotgun sequence includes the following:
- the LOC120549013 gene encoding uncharacterized protein LOC120549013 isoform X1: MNGPKRTWQQVKIKYKNILQNAVKKNTHRQGTGGGSPKADLTPAKDMALQLNKGRPVLEGIPGGKETSIGSSQDATRFIQGSGSTVFLLEPPAQAPDDADPGEGPSAAATAHDGDDDEEETISLDSGRHEDPDAIQWENQPGNISSQAIRKLYGNHLRRQIELADIDIQYKKKKIENLALESEIKKRTIRKLDLEIKKLEREVRYAFNVHCMLTVTQMY, from the exons ATGAACGGGCCAAAACGGACATGGCAGCAGGTCAAAATCAAATACAAGAACATTCTGCAGAATG CAGTGAAAAAGAATACCCACAGACAAGGCACGGGTGGTGGGTCACCAAAGGCTGACCTTACCCCAGCAAAGGACATGGCCTTGCAGCTAAATAAAGGCAGGCCCGTCTTAGAGGGGATCCCTGGGGGGAAAGAGACGAGCATAGGTTCCTCCCAAGATGCCACCCGCTTCATTCAAG GGTCTGGCAGCACTGTGTTCCTGTTAGAGCCACCAGCACAAGCACCAGACGATGCTGATCCA GGTGAAGGCCCCagtgcagcagcaacagcacatGATGGAGAcgatgatgaggaggagaccATCTCTCTGGATTCCGGAAGGCATGAG GACCCAGATGCTATACAGTGGGAAAACCAGCCTGGCAACATA AGCTCACAAGCTATCAGAAAGTTGTATGGCAACCACCTCCGGCGCCAAATAGAACTGGCAGACATAGACATTCAGTACAAGAAGAAAAAGATTGAAAATCTTGCACTGGAGTCCGAAATAAAAAAGAGGACAATTAGGAAACTGGaccttgaaataaaaaaacttgagaGGGAGGTGAGATATGCCTTCAATGTACACTGTATGCTAACTGTAACACAAATGTATTAa
- the LOC120549013 gene encoding uncharacterized protein LOC120549013 isoform X2, with amino-acid sequence MNGPKRTWQQVKIKYKNILQNAVKKNTHRQGTGGGSPKADLTPAKDMALQLNKGRPVLEGIPGGKETSIGSSQDATRFIQGSGSTVFLLEPPAQAPDDADPGEGPSAAATAHDGDDDEEETISLDSGRHEDPDAIQWENQPGNISSQAIRKLYGNHLRRQIELADIDIQYKKKKIENLALESEIKKRTIRKLDLEIKKLERELQEDDTAQNKN; translated from the exons ATGAACGGGCCAAAACGGACATGGCAGCAGGTCAAAATCAAATACAAGAACATTCTGCAGAATG CAGTGAAAAAGAATACCCACAGACAAGGCACGGGTGGTGGGTCACCAAAGGCTGACCTTACCCCAGCAAAGGACATGGCCTTGCAGCTAAATAAAGGCAGGCCCGTCTTAGAGGGGATCCCTGGGGGGAAAGAGACGAGCATAGGTTCCTCCCAAGATGCCACCCGCTTCATTCAAG GGTCTGGCAGCACTGTGTTCCTGTTAGAGCCACCAGCACAAGCACCAGACGATGCTGATCCA GGTGAAGGCCCCagtgcagcagcaacagcacatGATGGAGAcgatgatgaggaggagaccATCTCTCTGGATTCCGGAAGGCATGAG GACCCAGATGCTATACAGTGGGAAAACCAGCCTGGCAACATA AGCTCACAAGCTATCAGAAAGTTGTATGGCAACCACCTCCGGCGCCAAATAGAACTGGCAGACATAGACATTCAGTACAAGAAGAAAAAGATTGAAAATCTTGCACTGGAGTCCGAAATAAAAAAGAGGACAATTAGGAAACTGGaccttgaaataaaaaaacttgagaGGGAG CTCCAAGAAGATGACACAGCTCAAAATAAGAATTAG
- the LOC120549013 gene encoding uncharacterized protein LOC120549013 isoform X3, which yields MPVKKNTHRQGTGGGSPKADLTPAKDMALQLNKGRPVLEGIPGGKETSIGSSQDATRFIQGSGSTVFLLEPPAQAPDDADPGEGPSAAATAHDGDDDEEETISLDSGRHEDPDAIQWENQPGNISSQAIRKLYGNHLRRQIELADIDIQYKKKKIENLALESEIKKRTIRKLDLEIKKLEREVRYAFNVHCMLTVTQMY from the exons ATGC CAGTGAAAAAGAATACCCACAGACAAGGCACGGGTGGTGGGTCACCAAAGGCTGACCTTACCCCAGCAAAGGACATGGCCTTGCAGCTAAATAAAGGCAGGCCCGTCTTAGAGGGGATCCCTGGGGGGAAAGAGACGAGCATAGGTTCCTCCCAAGATGCCACCCGCTTCATTCAAG GGTCTGGCAGCACTGTGTTCCTGTTAGAGCCACCAGCACAAGCACCAGACGATGCTGATCCA GGTGAAGGCCCCagtgcagcagcaacagcacatGATGGAGAcgatgatgaggaggagaccATCTCTCTGGATTCCGGAAGGCATGAG GACCCAGATGCTATACAGTGGGAAAACCAGCCTGGCAACATA AGCTCACAAGCTATCAGAAAGTTGTATGGCAACCACCTCCGGCGCCAAATAGAACTGGCAGACATAGACATTCAGTACAAGAAGAAAAAGATTGAAAATCTTGCACTGGAGTCCGAAATAAAAAAGAGGACAATTAGGAAACTGGaccttgaaataaaaaaacttgagaGGGAGGTGAGATATGCCTTCAATGTACACTGTATGCTAACTGTAACACAAATGTATTAa
- the LOC120549013 gene encoding uncharacterized protein LOC120549013 isoform X4, which produces MNGPKRTWQQVKIKYKNILQNAVKKNTHRQGTGGGSPKADLTPAKDMALQLNKGRPVLEGIPGGKETSIGSSQDATRFIQGSGSTVFLLEPPAQAPDDADPSSQAIRKLYGNHLRRQIELADIDIQYKKKKIENLALESEIKKRTIRKLDLEIKKLEREVRYAFNVHCMLTVTQMY; this is translated from the exons ATGAACGGGCCAAAACGGACATGGCAGCAGGTCAAAATCAAATACAAGAACATTCTGCAGAATG CAGTGAAAAAGAATACCCACAGACAAGGCACGGGTGGTGGGTCACCAAAGGCTGACCTTACCCCAGCAAAGGACATGGCCTTGCAGCTAAATAAAGGCAGGCCCGTCTTAGAGGGGATCCCTGGGGGGAAAGAGACGAGCATAGGTTCCTCCCAAGATGCCACCCGCTTCATTCAAG GGTCTGGCAGCACTGTGTTCCTGTTAGAGCCACCAGCACAAGCACCAGACGATGCTGATCCA AGCTCACAAGCTATCAGAAAGTTGTATGGCAACCACCTCCGGCGCCAAATAGAACTGGCAGACATAGACATTCAGTACAAGAAGAAAAAGATTGAAAATCTTGCACTGGAGTCCGAAATAAAAAAGAGGACAATTAGGAAACTGGaccttgaaataaaaaaacttgagaGGGAGGTGAGATATGCCTTCAATGTACACTGTATGCTAACTGTAACACAAATGTATTAa